One Pyrofollis japonicus DNA window includes the following coding sequences:
- a CDS encoding ABC transporter permease: protein MAQAERLEVSRTRLPEWLVEGLLRLGESVIALLVGLLVGAIIMYLSGYDAVEAYKSLFGMSLFDSYGLTGTLSFTAPIMLTGITFAVGVRAGLFNIGAEGQLYMGALGAVLVAWLATYKIRLLDSVLGTLFAYTIGVVLALVWAYIAGILKVKRGVHEVVSTIMLNWIAFWIVEYFRVYVVYNPEDPSKTISVPTHARLPLLVPDTELSATIIVSILFSLFVYYLLWYTVTGYELRAAGLNPLAARYAGIKTEKAIMISFLVGGIASGLAGAGEVLGRPPHYAITTGLSNLYGLGFDGITVALIGANHPIGIIFAAILVGALKSGARYMQIYAGVPLEMVRVVEGVIIVALAVPGTLRMLREYLRRRRELAELQKG from the coding sequence TTGGCTCAAGCTGAAAGGCTGGAGGTTTCTCGGACAAGGCTCCCTGAATGGCTCGTGGAGGGCCTCCTTAGGCTAGGAGAGAGCGTTATCGCGCTACTCGTAGGCCTCTTGGTAGGAGCAATCATTATGTATCTCAGCGGCTACGATGCTGTAGAGGCATATAAGAGCCTCTTCGGCATGAGCCTCTTCGATAGCTACGGGCTTACGGGGACTCTCAGCTTCACGGCGCCAATAATGCTAACGGGTATAACTTTTGCCGTCGGCGTTAGGGCCGGTCTCTTCAACATAGGAGCCGAGGGCCAACTCTACATGGGCGCTCTCGGCGCCGTACTTGTCGCCTGGCTTGCTACCTATAAGATCCGATTGCTGGATAGTGTCTTAGGTACCCTCTTCGCCTATACTATAGGGGTTGTACTTGCACTTGTCTGGGCCTACATAGCTGGCATATTGAAGGTTAAGAGAGGAGTTCACGAAGTTGTATCAACAATAATGCTGAACTGGATAGCGTTTTGGATAGTCGAGTACTTCCGCGTCTACGTCGTCTATAACCCAGAGGACCCCTCCAAGACGATAAGTGTCCCCACGCATGCGAGGCTTCCACTACTAGTCCCAGATACGGAGCTCTCAGCGACAATAATAGTATCAATACTGTTCTCGTTATTCGTCTACTACTTGCTATGGTACACTGTTACCGGCTACGAGCTCCGAGCCGCCGGGCTTAACCCGTTGGCTGCCCGCTACGCCGGCATAAAGACCGAGAAGGCCATAATGATCTCGTTCCTTGTAGGCGGAATAGCATCAGGCCTAGCTGGCGCCGGCGAGGTCCTGGGGAGGCCGCCTCACTACGCTATTACGACTGGGCTGAGCAACCTCTACGGCCTAGGATTCGACGGCATAACGGTCGCACTGATAGGGGCCAATCACCCTATCGGGATAATATTCGCAGCAATTCTTGTCGGTGCACTCAAGTCCGGTGCACGCTACATGCAAATCTATGCAGGAGTTCCGCTCGAAATGGTGAGAGTCGTTGAAGGCGTCATCATAGTCGCCCTAGCCGTTCCCGGAACCCTCCGC